Part of the Pedobacter roseus genome is shown below.
CCGAACTTTTGATTTTAAAAGGTACATCTCCCCACAACCGTACCAATTCTGAGTAAAAAAATCCTCTGAGAAATTTAGCCTCACCAATCATACGGTTTAAATCTGCCTTCTGTTCTGTAGTTCCGCTGGTGTATAGGTTCATTTGTGGTATGCGCTCAATCACCAGGTTGGCCCGGTCTATGCCGTTATATAAGGTACTCCAGGTACTGTAAAAGTAAGAATTGCCTGCCAGGTAATAATAGTGTGAAACCTCTCTAAAATCATTCGCCGTGGTTCCTGCGCTCAAAAACTCAACATCGGTATCCGCATCATACACCAAAGGAACATACCAGGCATAGGTACTGGGGCTTTTAAGTGTTTCATAAACCCCTAGTGTTGCAGCATAAGCCTCCGGTACTGATTTGAAAAAGTTATCAGACGTAAACGAAGAATAAGGATCGGTTTCGACTACTTTTTTGCAGGAAACAAATGTTGCTAATGTGATCAGGCCAACAAAAGTTGCATGTTTTATATCTATAAACTTAGCTTTCATATTGATTTTTTTTATAAGGATAGATTTAAACCAGCCAGAAAAGATTTTCCTCTTGGATAGGCACTAAAATCGACTCCAGGGGTTAACGGATTATTAATTACACTTACTTCAGGATCATATCCGGAGTATTTGGTAAATACATGTAAATTGTAGGCGGTAAAATAAATACGGGCATTGCTTATTTTTACTGCACTTAACCATTTCTTAGGCAGGGTATAACCAATACTGATGTTGTTTAACCTTAAGAAAGAACCATCTTCTATTGCAAAGCGGGTTAACCTTCCGGCAGTGGTACCACCAATAGATGAAACTGTATTTTTACCCTGATTTATTGCAGCAAGCTCTACCGGACTGGTTGTTAACTGGCCGGCAGCATTTACATTTGTCCATCTGTTTGCCTGAAAGGCCAGATTGCTGTTAAAATCACCTGATAAGCCCAGGTTATTCTGCACATTGGCATTGTAAATATCGTTACCATAGGTAAAATCTAAAAACACACTTAAATCGATTCCTTTATAACTGAAGGTATTGTTTATACCACCTGTAAATTTTGGATTGGCATTACCTATAGCCGTACGGTCGAAATCATTGATTAAGCCATCTGGCGTACCATTTGGCCCACTGATATCTTTATATTTGGCATAACCCGGTTGGGCTACATTACCATTGTTAACTACACCGGTTTTTAAAGTATAAACGTTTGAGGTTGGGTTATAGTTAAAATCATTAACCTGGTATAAACCATCGCTGATATAACCATACATGATGCCTACTGGCTGACCTACCTGCAATATATAATCGTTAAATGCCGTATTATAACTACTGGCCAGCAAAGAATTTTCGCCACTGCTTAATTTAAGTACTTTTGTTCTGTTAAACGCAATATTGAAATTTGTGTTCCACAGGAAATTACTGTTTTTAATGTTAACGGTACTCAGTGTAAGCTCGATTCCTTTGCTTGATGTTTCGCCAACATTCTGTAGCTGGGTACTAAAGCCCGAGCTTGCCGGAATCCTGGTGTTGTACAGCAAATCTTTTGAACGGTTATCATACAGCTCGGCGGTTAGCATAATCCTTTGTTTAAAAAGGCCGATGTCTATACCAACATTACTCTGCACTACAGTTTCCCATTTTAAAAACGGATTTTCAAGGTTATTGCGGTAAGCAGAAGAATTAACCTGATTGATCAGCGGATAATTACCGGTTACAAATGTGGCCAGGGCGGCATAATTTGCAATCCTGTTGTTGCCCGAGCTACCATAACTTAAACGCAGTTTTAAATCAGAAATCGCTTTAATGTTTTTGATAAAAGGTTCTTCCGAAATTTTCCACGAAAGTGCTCCCGAAGGGAAATAGCCAAAAACGTTTTCCTGCCCAAATTTAGAAGAGCCATCTCTTCTGATGGATGCACTTGCAAAATATTTACCTCTGTAAGAATAATTTGCCTTGGCAAAAAGAGAAAATAGTTTATCATCCTCGGTGTATGATGACGGGAAAGTAGCAATGGTACCAGCCCCTAAATTATCAAAACCATTGTTAAAAACCGGAACACCGTTTGTTGTAGCGGCAAAGTTTTCACCGTAATTATAAATATATTCCTGTCCTACAGACACATCCATTTTATGATCCTTAGCAAAAATGTTGGCATAAGTAATGATGTTGTTGTATGATAAACGCTTGGTTAAAGCATCACTTATTCCCCAAATGCCCCTCCGGTACGGATTGCCTGAATATTATTGGCATCAATAAAAGTTTTGATCTTATTGGTTTGGTTGGTAAAACTAACCAAGCCATTATAGGTTAAGTTTTTAAGAAAATTATATTTAACCGTTACACTTGAATTTAAGCTTTTTATTGATTGCTCCACTTTACGGGTGCTTAACGCCAACAAAGGACTTTGAAAGGCAGGGTTACTTTGGTTATCGAGGGCATCTACAGCATCATCCAGCAAATCAAGGTCATTTCCATTTTTACTGTTTATCGGCCTGTATTGCAAAAGCGTCTGTAAGTAGCTCAAACGGGAATTTCCACCGGTTTGTGTACCACCTGTACCATAAATAAACTGATTAGAATAGTTAACTATGCCGGTAACCACTGCTTTTTTGCCAATGTTGTTCGTTACGGTTAACTTGGCAATATCCTTATTGGCACCACTGTTCAATAAAATTCCTTCATTATTGTTTTTAGAATAAAACACGTTATACCTGATTTCGTTGGTGCCACCATTAATACTGATTTTGTGGTACTGCGTCATCGCGGTTTCTCCCATCACCTGTTCCTGCCAGTCGATACCTGGCCTGTTGCCATATTTAACCTGTAAAGAATCAAATGGTCCGTAAGTGTTTAAAAAAGTTGCCAGCCTGCCTGCATTGGGCAAAGCGTTTTCATAAACATATTTTACATAATCATAAGTATTTAAAACAGGTAAAAAACGGGTAATAGACTTGGCCCCTAAATATCCATCGTAATTGATGGTGGTTTTACCAGCTTTTATTTTTTTTGTGGTAACCAAAACTACTCCATTTGCTCCACGGGCACCATAAATTGCCGTTGCCGAAGCATCTTTCAATACATCAATAGATTCCACATCCGTAGGATCCAAAAATGCCAGTCCTTCGGTTTGTGGTACCCCATCAACTACATATAACGGCTCATTGCTCTGCGTAATGGAGGTTCCTCCCCTGATTTTAATAGAAGGTACTTCGCCAGGATCGCCACTGCCCATAGATACCTGCATACCCGCAATACGCCCTTGTAAAGCCTGAGCAACGTTCTGTACGGGTACTTTTGCAAGTTCGGTTCCACTAATTGATGATATTGAACCCGTTAAATCGCCCCGTTTTACTTCCTGGCCATAACCAATAACCACCACCTCATTCAGGTTGTTGGCATCGTCCTGTAATTTTGCATCAATATTTGTTCTATTATTCACTCTTTGTTCTACCGCTTTGGTACCCAAAAAAGTAAATACCAAAGTTGCGTCCGCTTTTACTTTAATCTGATAACTTCCATCAGAACCGGTTACCACACTATTTTTGGTTCCTTTCTCGTAAACAGTTGCCCCAGGCATGGGTTGGTTAGTCTGATCTTTTACATTACCTTTCACCGTAATCACTTCTTGTGCAAAAAGAACTTTACAGGTGCCAAGTAATAAAAATAAGATTATAATTTTTTTCATATCATCTCTCCCTTATCGGTAATTATTTTTTTTATTAGGTTAGTTGAAATCCGGTTTTTATAAACAGGTTGGCTGCTGTTTTAACAGCAACAGTTGAAAGATATTCATCAAAAGATTCTGCAGCAGGTCCAGCGGTTATATTGATATTGCCTCCGATACCAATCAACTCAATCCCGGCCTGGGCTGTTTTGGTTTCTCTGTTCAGCAATCCAGTATCAATATCATATACAGGATTTAAGGCCCCGATCATTGAATCATTCCCGGTAATGGGTTGTAAATCTGATCCATCTGCATCATTTCTTCTGATACTCACCCAGGGGCGCAGGTACTTAAGTGTAGCAATCTGCTGCTTGTTCACCATCAAACGTAACTGAGCAGAATGACGGGCCTCTATGGTTTGTATGCGTACAGCTGTAGCCAATACCGACGTGCCCATTAAAGAAACCAGCTGGCCTTTGTAAGCCCTTTCGCTTAAATCTTCAAGCACTACAGCGGTACGCAGAAATGTAGCATAATTAGTGGTTACATTGGCATTTACCCTGGTATAATCAAAATTAGTATAAACCATTGCTGTTCTTGGCGTTCCTCCCAGATCGGTAATGGTTTTGATCAGAACATTGATATGTGCCTGTTCCTGATCGCGTAATGTGGTAATAATTGGTTTATCGGCCGCCAGAATTAAATTGGGTGTTACGGTAAGTGCATTGTTATAAAACTGGAACTGCATATAACCCAGGGCCAAAACTAAATTAAGCGAATCTATCGTAGCTGCATTTGAGTTAGTTTGTGCGTAAGTT
Proteins encoded:
- a CDS encoding SusC/RagA family TonB-linked outer membrane protein, encoding MWGISDALTKRLSYNNIITYANIFAKDHKMDVSVGQEYIYNYGENFAATTNGVPVFNNGFDNLGAGTIATFPSSYTEDDKLFSLFAKANYSYRGKYFASASIRRDGSSKFGQENVFGYFPSGALSWKISEEPFIKNIKAISDLKLRLSYGSSGNNRIANYAALATFVTGNYPLINQVNSSAYRNNLENPFLKWETVVQSNVGIDIGLFKQRIMLTAELYDNRSKDLLYNTRIPASSGFSTQLQNVGETSSKGIELTLSTVNIKNSNFLWNTNFNIAFNRTKVLKLSSGENSLLASSYNTAFNDYILQVGQPVGIMYGYISDGLYQVNDFNYNPTSNVYTLKTGVVNNGNVAQPGYAKYKDISGPNGTPDGLINDFDRTAIGNANPKFTGGINNTFSYKGIDLSVFLDFTYGNDIYNANVQNNLGLSGDFNSNLAFQANRWTNVNAAGQLTTSPVELAAINQGKNTVSSIGGTTAGRLTRFAIEDGSFLRLNNISIGYTLPKKWLSAVKISNARIYFTAYNLHVFTKYSGYDPEVSVINNPLTPGVDFSAYPRGKSFLAGLNLSL
- a CDS encoding SusC/RagA family TonB-linked outer membrane protein, with the translated sequence MKKIIILFLLLGTCKVLFAQEVITVKGNVKDQTNQPMPGATVYEKGTKNSVVTGSDGSYQIKVKADATLVFTFLGTKAVEQRVNNRTNIDAKLQDDANNLNEVVVIGYGQEVKRGDLTGSISSISGTELAKVPVQNVAQALQGRIAGMQVSMGSGDPGEVPSIKIRGGTSITQSNEPLYVVDGVPQTEGLAFLDPTDVESIDVLKDASATAIYGARGANGVVLVTTKKIKAGKTTINYDGYLGAKSITRFLPVLNTYDYVKYVYENALPNAGRLATFLNTYGPFDSLQVKYGNRPGIDWQEQVMGETAMTQYHKISINGGTNEIRYNVFYSKNNNEGILLNSGANKDIAKLTVTNNIGKKAVVTGIVNYSNQFIYGTGGTQTGGNSRLSYLQTLLQYRPINSKNGNDLDLLDDAVDALDNQSNPAFQSPLLALSTRKVEQSIKSLNSSVTVKYNFLKNLTYNGLVSFTNQTNKIKTFIDANNIQAIRTGGAFGE
- a CDS encoding ferritin-like domain-containing protein: MNVSTIIKELEKVDAEVYERLSPRRNALHSFFSFGKKVSLAALPLSLGSIFQKTYAQTNSNAATIDSLNLVLALGYMQFQFYNNALTVTPNLILAADKPIITTLRDQEQAHINVLIKTITDLGGTPRTAMVYTNFDYTRVNANVTTNYATFLRTAVVLEDLSERAYKGQLVSLMGTSVLATAVRIQTIEARHSAQLRLMVNKQQIATLKYLRPWVSIRRNDADGSDLQPITGNDSMIGALNPVYDIDTGLLNRETKTAQAGIELIGIGGNINITAGPAAESFDEYLSTVAVKTAANLFIKTGFQLT